From one Candidatus Methanoplasma termitum genomic stretch:
- a CDS encoding tRNA (adenine-N1)-methyltransferase: protein MPFLEGETVFLADRSGKRTWLRVSYEMLKIASLGTVDGSRFKELNDGSVITIVGKDYYVFRPGTVELMESLDRGAQIIGPKDAATILLNCDVSSGKTVLEVGAGSGGLTTALLSAVAPSGIVHTLEFKEENAKLALKNVKRTGLDKCWKYTIGDARNTKVDIVADALIMDMPDPWLALDNLYGNLRMGGRLCSYVPNMNQAESIVHAMREKGFVEVYALENIQRGLEVHPGGVRPSFDTLGHTGYLIFGRKAATGPKS, encoded by the coding sequence ATGCCATTCCTGGAAGGCGAAACGGTATTTCTTGCGGACAGGTCAGGAAAAAGAACATGGCTGAGAGTGTCTTATGAGATGCTTAAGATCGCTTCGTTAGGGACTGTAGATGGGTCAAGATTCAAAGAACTTAATGACGGCTCTGTTATTACTATCGTCGGAAAAGACTATTATGTTTTCAGACCTGGCACTGTAGAATTGATGGAGTCATTGGATAGAGGTGCGCAGATAATAGGTCCGAAAGATGCGGCAACAATACTGTTGAATTGCGATGTGAGTTCCGGCAAGACCGTCCTCGAAGTAGGTGCAGGGTCCGGAGGTCTGACGACCGCTCTCTTGAGTGCAGTAGCGCCTTCCGGCATTGTGCATACTTTAGAGTTCAAAGAAGAGAATGCCAAGCTCGCACTCAAGAACGTAAAGCGCACAGGATTGGATAAATGCTGGAAGTATACGATAGGCGACGCCAGGAACACGAAGGTAGACATTGTTGCGGACGCTCTTATCATGGATATGCCGGACCCGTGGCTTGCTTTGGACAATTTATATGGGAATCTGAGGATGGGCGGCCGCCTATGCTCATATGTACCTAACATGAACCAGGCGGAGAGCATTGTTCACGCCATGAGGGAAAAGGGGTTCGTTGAAGTATATGCGTTGGAGAACATACAGCGCGGGCTCGAGGTACATCCCGGCGGCGTCAGGCCGTCGTTTGACACGTTGGGCCATACGGGATATTTAATTTTTGGAAGAAAGGCGGCGACCGGTCCAAAAAGCTGA
- the proS gene encoding proline--tRNA ligase: MEKEDNFSDWYLEIVEKAGMSDKRYPIKGMNVWTPYGWKAMKHIDEFIRKELDATGHDEVCFPLMIPETEFKKEKDHIKGFDSEVYWVTHAGLNELDVRLVLRPTSETAMYPMFALWIRSHQDLPLKIYQIVNVFRYETKQTRAFMRVREIHFFESHTCHVSEEDAQRQIEEDTEILSKVAKRLCLPYFLSVRTEWDKFPGAYYTVGIDTVMPNGKTLQMGSIHHYRTNFSIPYEITYEDDKGEHKHVHQTTYGMSERLLGGIIGVHSDDKGLIMPPDIAPFQAVIIPIQSKDNGAMVAEAARSLASKLTEHGIRVKVDDRDIRPGSKYYDWEIKGVPLRLELGGRDIDNKVVTFARRDTGEKGTIDISTVGSGVDLILKMISSTLLERAKKIQMSRVSEISSLDDIPEDKVLKLGWCGCEECGHAFEDKTEMKILGKPYPKEKGYKGKCIICGKETDEYTLAARTM; the protein is encoded by the coding sequence ATGGAAAAGGAGGATAACTTCAGTGACTGGTACTTGGAGATAGTCGAGAAGGCCGGTATGTCCGACAAAAGATACCCGATAAAGGGAATGAACGTTTGGACCCCCTACGGCTGGAAAGCCATGAAGCATATTGACGAGTTCATTAGAAAAGAACTGGATGCCACCGGTCACGACGAAGTATGTTTTCCTCTTATGATACCGGAGACCGAGTTCAAAAAGGAGAAGGACCACATCAAAGGGTTCGATTCGGAGGTGTACTGGGTCACGCATGCCGGCCTTAACGAACTCGACGTAAGGCTCGTTCTGCGCCCCACATCCGAGACGGCAATGTATCCGATGTTCGCTCTCTGGATAAGATCACATCAAGATCTTCCGCTGAAGATATATCAGATCGTGAATGTGTTCCGCTATGAGACGAAGCAGACAAGAGCGTTCATGAGAGTGAGGGAGATCCATTTCTTCGAATCACACACCTGTCATGTATCCGAAGAGGACGCACAAAGGCAGATCGAAGAGGACACCGAAATACTGTCCAAGGTTGCAAAAAGGCTCTGCCTGCCGTACTTCTTATCTGTAAGGACGGAGTGGGACAAGTTCCCCGGCGCATATTACACGGTCGGTATCGACACCGTCATGCCAAACGGAAAAACGCTGCAGATGGGGTCCATTCACCACTACCGCACTAATTTCTCGATACCGTATGAGATCACCTATGAGGATGACAAAGGCGAGCACAAGCATGTTCACCAGACAACCTATGGAATGAGCGAAAGGCTTCTCGGAGGAATAATAGGTGTGCATTCGGACGATAAGGGATTGATAATGCCGCCTGACATAGCACCGTTCCAAGCAGTCATTATTCCGATACAGTCAAAGGACAACGGTGCGATGGTCGCAGAAGCGGCACGCAGCCTCGCCTCTAAACTCACAGAGCACGGAATAAGAGTGAAAGTAGACGACAGGGACATCAGACCGGGAAGCAAATACTACGATTGGGAGATCAAGGGCGTACCGCTCAGATTGGAGTTGGGCGGAAGGGACATCGACAACAAAGTGGTAACATTTGCCAGAAGGGACACCGGAGAGAAGGGGACGATCGACATCAGCACAGTAGGGAGCGGCGTGGACCTGATCCTGAAAATGATCAGCTCAACGCTCCTTGAAAGAGCAAAGAAGATACAAATGTCCAGAGTGAGTGAGATCAGCTCACTCGATGACATTCCCGAAGATAAGGTCCTGAAACTCGGGTGGTGCGGTTGCGAAGAGTGCGGCCACGCTTTCGAAGATAAGACTGAAATGAAGATACTCGGGAAGCCGTATCCGAAAGAGAAAGGATACAAGGGCAAATGCATAATATGTGGCAAAGAGACAGATGAGTACACACTTGCCGCACGTACAATGTGA
- a CDS encoding ribose-phosphate diphosphokinase — protein MIIVGGSSSKDLAKELSTKLGCAYIRAATTKFPDGECYTRIDTESLGKDELIDDVVIVQNTYPDSNMIEMFLLQDAVKKMGAKRVILVIPYFGYARQDRIFKPGEPESAKVMAKHLGLVCDSVFTIDIHKEAILDYFDCPHKDLKAAPAIAEHFKNKKIDMVMSPDKGAKDRAKAVGEKLGLEYDYFDKTRLSGSEVKIDSDPTIDCKGKNILIVDDMISTGGTIIAAKQALKEAGAGSISVACTHGVFVNNALERLTGNAFANILCCNTLENEVSLISVADIICDALKEDVARNKKKPRGSVKGTIRGALKKEK, from the coding sequence ATGATAATAGTAGGGGGATCGTCTTCCAAGGATCTTGCAAAGGAGCTCTCGACCAAACTCGGTTGCGCATATATACGAGCAGCTACAACAAAGTTCCCGGACGGCGAGTGCTATACAAGGATCGATACCGAATCGCTAGGAAAGGATGAGTTGATCGATGATGTGGTGATAGTTCAGAACACCTATCCCGATTCTAATATGATCGAGATGTTCCTTCTTCAAGATGCGGTAAAGAAGATGGGTGCGAAAAGGGTGATCCTGGTGATCCCGTATTTCGGATATGCCAGACAGGACAGGATATTCAAACCAGGAGAGCCTGAGAGCGCCAAAGTAATGGCAAAACATCTTGGCTTGGTATGCGACAGTGTATTCACCATCGATATCCACAAGGAAGCGATACTCGACTACTTTGATTGTCCGCATAAGGATCTCAAAGCGGCACCCGCGATCGCAGAACACTTCAAAAATAAAAAAATAGACATGGTTATGTCTCCCGACAAAGGTGCAAAGGACCGTGCAAAAGCTGTCGGTGAAAAACTTGGTCTGGAATATGATTATTTCGACAAGACCCGTCTTTCCGGTTCAGAAGTGAAGATAGACTCAGATCCGACGATAGATTGCAAAGGAAAGAACATCCTCATTGTGGATGATATGATATCCACAGGCGGTACGATAATCGCCGCAAAACAAGCACTCAAGGAAGCGGGTGCGGGGAGCATATCGGTCGCTTGCACACACGGCGTGTTCGTGAATAATGCTCTTGAGAGGCTTACCGGGAACGCATTCGCAAACATTCTCTGCTGCAACACGCTTGAGAACGAAGTATCGCTCATCTCGGTCGCCGACATAATCTGCGATGCGTTGAAAGAAGATGTTGCGAGGAACAAGAAAAAACCCCGCGGTTCTGTAAAAGGAACTATACGCGGCGCACTGAAAAAGGAAAAGTGA
- the purL gene encoding phosphoribosylformylglycinamidine synthase subunit PurL has product MNNNKLTEKRKLTFELYEIKIKNADDSDLKKISKDLSLGLSVDEMKTIKDYFKKEGRNPTDIEMQSLGQAWSEHCCYKSSKSILKEFVFGIDHPDVMSRGDAGIMRFDKKHGYALRIESHNHPSAVEPYGGAATGVGGILRDVVCMGAEPVAIVDPFCIGMVDTEKKLPAGTIHPRDLLKKAVDGGRDYCNTVKVPAISGAFFFDETYTENCLINVGALGIVKNKDLRNNFVSGPGETFILCGEPTGRDGIHGVNFASADLSTAVENKGAKHGVSPIPKRFVLAACLDANKAGLLTGMKDLGGGGLSCVVGEMALGGGCGAEVYLDKVPLRDKDLVPWEVWVSETQERMMLSVKEKNVKKVLEIFKKHGVPATVVGKSTDTRRTKIFWENEQIFDMDLKFLTGGPMYKRPFTAPKVSTKAKEKMPKLPSNNEIIMEMLSDLNISSRAWAIDQFEKKGRKTVSGPMAGKGPGDASIMTPVKDSVKGLAVTVGCNPWLVAADPYRGSMGCMDEVCRNLVAVGARPHAFTDCLNFGNPEKPDRMGELRESVRGLGEVARIIGVPIPSGNVSLYNESSNGACILPTPMVIGTGLIKDSGKAVTSDLKEKDNLIFLIGETKDEMGGSLLFRKFGGVGGRVPDVEPANLKSLIDSMLKAIGKGLVKSCHDCSDGGFAVAMAEMCIAGDIGAEVDLSEIAGKDVVKLYSESHTRWIVEVSKDDEAAFKKALGGKAACIGKTGGTKLKIDNTVNLSVKDMLKAWKAPLSKIMKG; this is encoded by the coding sequence ATGAATAATAACAAGCTTACTGAAAAACGCAAACTTACTTTCGAGTTGTATGAAATTAAGATCAAAAACGCTGATGACAGCGACCTAAAAAAGATCTCGAAGGACCTGAGCCTTGGCCTTTCGGTCGACGAGATGAAAACGATCAAAGATTACTTCAAGAAAGAAGGAAGGAACCCCACAGATATCGAGATGCAATCTTTGGGGCAGGCGTGGAGTGAGCACTGCTGTTACAAAAGCTCCAAATCGATATTGAAAGAGTTCGTATTTGGCATCGATCACCCGGATGTCATGTCGCGAGGCGATGCGGGGATAATGAGGTTCGACAAAAAGCATGGATATGCCCTTAGGATAGAAAGCCACAACCATCCCTCCGCCGTAGAGCCTTACGGAGGTGCCGCAACAGGTGTCGGAGGGATCCTGAGAGATGTTGTGTGCATGGGTGCGGAACCGGTCGCGATCGTAGATCCGTTCTGCATCGGTATGGTCGATACAGAAAAGAAATTGCCTGCGGGCACTATACACCCGCGGGACCTCCTTAAAAAAGCAGTGGACGGAGGAAGGGACTACTGCAATACCGTAAAAGTACCGGCGATCTCGGGAGCATTCTTCTTTGATGAGACATACACTGAAAACTGTCTGATCAACGTCGGTGCACTTGGCATAGTAAAGAACAAAGACCTCAGGAACAACTTCGTCAGCGGTCCGGGAGAGACATTCATACTGTGCGGCGAGCCCACGGGACGCGACGGCATACATGGGGTCAACTTCGCTTCGGCCGACCTCTCAACAGCAGTTGAGAACAAAGGTGCCAAACATGGTGTGAGTCCGATACCCAAACGCTTCGTTCTTGCCGCCTGTTTAGATGCGAACAAAGCCGGTCTTTTGACCGGGATGAAGGACCTCGGCGGGGGCGGATTGAGCTGCGTCGTAGGCGAAATGGCATTGGGCGGGGGTTGCGGCGCCGAAGTGTACCTCGACAAGGTCCCGCTCAGAGACAAGGACCTTGTTCCGTGGGAAGTATGGGTCTCGGAGACACAGGAAAGAATGATGCTCTCCGTAAAAGAGAAGAATGTCAAGAAGGTCCTGGAGATATTCAAGAAACACGGTGTCCCGGCCACGGTCGTCGGAAAGAGCACGGATACAAGGCGCACAAAGATATTCTGGGAAAACGAACAGATATTCGATATGGACCTGAAGTTCCTTACAGGCGGTCCGATGTACAAAAGACCTTTCACCGCCCCGAAAGTTTCCACGAAGGCAAAGGAAAAGATGCCGAAACTACCCTCTAATAACGAGATCATTATGGAAATGTTGTCCGACCTGAACATCTCATCCAGAGCATGGGCGATCGATCAATTCGAAAAGAAAGGCAGGAAGACTGTTTCCGGACCTATGGCAGGGAAGGGACCCGGAGATGCGAGCATAATGACTCCTGTAAAAGACTCTGTAAAAGGTCTTGCCGTGACGGTCGGATGCAACCCATGGTTGGTCGCCGCAGATCCTTACCGCGGCAGCATGGGATGCATGGACGAAGTATGCCGCAATCTGGTGGCGGTCGGAGCGAGACCTCATGCCTTCACCGACTGTCTAAACTTCGGCAACCCGGAAAAGCCGGATCGTATGGGGGAGTTAAGAGAGTCTGTCAGAGGACTCGGCGAGGTCGCACGCATAATTGGTGTCCCTATCCCTTCCGGAAATGTAAGTTTGTACAACGAATCATCCAACGGCGCCTGTATTTTGCCGACGCCGATGGTCATCGGTACGGGATTGATCAAAGATAGCGGTAAGGCCGTAACATCGGATCTGAAAGAAAAAGACAACTTGATATTCCTGATCGGTGAGACCAAGGACGAGATGGGCGGTTCGCTGTTATTCCGTAAGTTCGGAGGTGTCGGAGGCCGTGTGCCAGATGTCGAACCTGCCAACCTAAAGAGTCTCATCGACAGTATGTTAAAAGCCATCGGAAAGGGACTTGTCAAAAGCTGCCACGACTGTTCCGATGGGGGATTTGCCGTCGCTATGGCGGAAATGTGCATTGCGGGCGACATCGGCGCCGAAGTAGACCTCTCAGAGATCGCTGGCAAAGATGTTGTGAAGCTGTACTCCGAAAGCCACACAAGATGGATCGTCGAGGTCTCAAAGGATGATGAAGCTGCCTTTAAGAAAGCTCTGGGAGGAAAAGCCGCCTGCATAGGAAAGACCGGCGGAACAAAGCTGAAGATCGACAACACGGTAAACCTGTCAGTCAAGGACATGCTGAAAGCGTGGAAGGCTCCCCTCAGCAAAATAATGAAGGGCTGA